One region of Chlorobiota bacterium genomic DNA includes:
- a CDS encoding sodium:solute symporter family protein: MMMLGLHVLDWLVLLLFFAVMILIGLRARRRIRTTSDFYQGGRSFGKWLTAFLNFGNMTDAGQAAGVTREIYRQGLQGVWFQNLVLFHTPFQWFIAALQRRARYLGPADLFLHRFESRFLAGLYAVVLVCGAAYGNATGYLLTGKTLQAMMVKPAAEYTPEEQAAIDGFARLKTLKSRDYATLPTAEQSELKSLQELEKQGKLKAFISYLDLTTFYFIYAGLIALYTILGGLFAVAILDVVQGLLIIFLSLVLIPIALSAIGGIAGMQQTVPAAMFQLFGSSAASDYTWYFVASFALLNLVVNAPKNFTMGGSAKDDRSARIGFVTGSIFKRFMMIGWAFTGLLAVGLYAGQVADPTNIWGVMTRDLLGVGAIGLMIAAIFAANMDGAATASLDASAALVKNIYLPIRPATTEQRQMLIGRATVLAILLSSIFFALRADDIVAVFKYALQIGAIVGPTFWLVYFWRRLNTRAVAAQIILSITLTIIIPNALPELTGMRTDPALTQRTTERIVEVESRATAEDVRSGKAETLGQKIIKTERVPPVGIYFERVVETPQGLRGEGLFRTNIYLISFVGGDVAGWFSAEISTANLLIDATLPFLLLILFSMLTKPNAEPVLRDFYARIHTPAVADPAEDARLVQEKISNPELVERNKLFPGTNLMFWKPTRFDILGFLACIGFVLLIVGLYMAVASIGME, from the coding sequence ATGATGATGCTTGGCCTGCACGTTCTTGATTGGCTTGTTCTGCTCCTGTTCTTTGCCGTGATGATCCTGATTGGATTGCGGGCGCGAAGAAGAATCCGCACCACAAGCGATTTCTACCAGGGCGGACGCTCCTTCGGCAAATGGCTGACGGCGTTTCTGAATTTTGGGAACATGACCGATGCCGGCCAAGCCGCCGGTGTCACCCGCGAAATTTACCGGCAGGGGTTGCAAGGGGTTTGGTTCCAGAACCTTGTGCTGTTCCATACCCCTTTCCAGTGGTTCATTGCCGCGCTGCAACGCCGCGCCCGCTACCTTGGTCCCGCCGACTTGTTCCTGCACCGCTTCGAAAGCCGCTTCCTTGCCGGGCTGTACGCCGTTGTGCTGGTGTGCGGCGCGGCCTACGGCAACGCCACCGGATACCTGCTTACCGGAAAAACCTTGCAAGCAATGATGGTGAAACCCGCCGCCGAATACACCCCAGAAGAACAAGCCGCCATTGATGGATTCGCACGGCTGAAAACCTTGAAAAGCAGGGACTACGCCACGCTTCCAACCGCCGAACAATCGGAACTGAAATCGCTGCAGGAATTGGAGAAGCAAGGGAAGCTGAAAGCCTTCATCTCCTACCTTGATCTCACCACTTTCTATTTCATCTACGCCGGGCTGATCGCGCTGTACACCATTCTTGGCGGGCTGTTTGCCGTTGCCATTCTGGACGTTGTGCAGGGGCTGCTTATCATCTTCCTTTCGCTGGTGCTGATCCCGATCGCTTTATCGGCGATTGGCGGAATCGCAGGGATGCAGCAAACCGTCCCTGCGGCAATGTTCCAGCTGTTCGGCAGCAGCGCGGCAAGCGATTACACGTGGTACTTCGTGGCCAGCTTCGCACTGCTGAACCTTGTGGTGAACGCGCCAAAAAATTTCACCATGGGTGGCTCGGCAAAGGACGACCGCTCGGCACGGATCGGCTTTGTCACCGGAAGCATCTTCAAACGGTTTATGATGATCGGATGGGCGTTTACCGGGCTGCTGGCGGTGGGGCTGTACGCGGGCCAAGTTGCGGACCCCACCAACATCTGGGGGGTGATGACGCGTGACCTTCTTGGGGTGGGCGCAATCGGCCTGATGATTGCCGCAATCTTCGCGGCCAACATGGACGGCGCGGCAACCGCATCGCTGGACGCTTCGGCGGCGCTTGTGAAAAACATCTATCTCCCAATCCGCCCCGCCACCACCGAGCAACGGCAGATGCTGATTGGGCGCGCCACGGTTCTTGCCATCCTTCTCTCCTCCATCTTCTTCGCGCTTCGTGCCGACGACATTGTTGCCGTGTTCAAATACGCCTTGCAGATTGGGGCGATTGTTGGACCAACGTTCTGGCTGGTCTATTTTTGGCGCAGGCTAAACACCCGCGCCGTTGCTGCCCAGATCATTCTTTCCATCACCCTCACCATCATTATTCCAAACGCCTTGCCGGAGCTTACCGGAATGCGGACGGACCCCGCGCTAACCCAACGAACAACCGAACGGATTGTGGAAGTGGAGTCGCGTGCAACCGCTGAAGATGTGAGATCCGGGAAAGCCGAAACGCTTGGCCAAAAGATCATCAAAACCGAACGCGTGCCCCCCGTTGGAATCTATTTCGAGCGGGTGGTGGAAACGCCGCAAGGGCTGCGCGGCGAAGGATTGTTCCGAACAAACATCTATCTGATCTCCTTCGTTGGGGGCGATGTTGCCGGGTGGTTCAGTGCCGAAATCTCCACCGCCAACTTGCTGATTGATGCCACACTCCCCTTCCTGCTGCTGATCCTTTTCTCGATGCTGACCAAACCAAATGCCGAACCGGTTCTTCGCGATTTCTACGCCCGAATCCACACCCCTGCGGTGGCCGATCCGGCAGAAGATGCGCGGCTGGTTCAGGAAAAAATCAGCAACCCAGAGCTTGTTGAACGGAACAAACTTTTCCCCGGAACCAACCTGATGTTCTGGAAGCCAACCCGATTCGATATCCTTGGATTCCTTGCCTGCATCGGGTTCGTGCTGCTGATTGTTGGGCTGTACATGGCCGTGGCCAGCATTGGGATGGAGTAG